A single window of Amphiura filiformis chromosome 17, Afil_fr2py, whole genome shotgun sequence DNA harbors:
- the LOC140137294 gene encoding uncharacterized protein codes for MILCLKRMSCALDPVPTWMLKSNLQPVVPIITNIINKSISTGVFPDTLKHAVLNPLIKKQSLNPDELKNYRPVANIKFLSKLIEKRVVNNISTHMLKFNLGDEFQSAYCASRSTETALLKVKDEIMRFIHNQRGVFLVMLDLSAASFLTGWRARLD; via the coding sequence ATGATCTTGTGTCTGAAGAGGATGAGTTGTGCTTTAGACCCAGTACCAACATGGATGCTGAAAAGCAATCTTCAACCTGTTGTGCCTATAATAACAAATATCATCAACAAGTCCATTTCTACTGGTGTTTTCCCTGATACTTTGAAGCATGCTGTTTTGAATCCTCTTATTAAAAAGCAATCTCTTAACCCAGATGAACTCAAGAACTATCGTCCCGTGGCTAACATCAAGTTTTTATCTAAGTTGATTGAGAAGCGTGTGGTTAATAATATCAGTACTCATATGCTCAAATTTAACCTTGGTGATGAATTTCAATCAGCATATTGCGCTTCACGAAGTACGGAGACAGCACTTCTCAAAGTGAAAGATGAAATCATGAGATTTATTCACAACCAAAGAGGTGTTTTCCTTGTAATGTTAGATTTAAGTGCCGCCTCCTTTTTAACAGGTTGGAGAGCGAGATTGGACTAA
- the LOC140138468 gene encoding uncharacterized protein yields the protein MENNNMTGNMTKPEPMRPVRVSGSLRLLQEFRNALLDPRSPAFMELATSFSMAMDQLLRPRFGAPYERCVVDRFKRGSVLTDYSVYFRDNPGSMSEDPQVIQREISNMVTNEVQRAVRNGTLGSFRVDPQSVYVGVPRVFKQTRVLQEFRGSFIGEVDIIIPHGPPTRGWKINLKFPRNVYRIKTCNGEVVSKEQKGKLYRLRNHPWNGEMTQGTKLNLWFWADTFKKAKGLKADVIFTPIY from the exons ATGG AGAATAACAATATGACTGGCAATATGACAAAGCCGGAACCCATGAGACCCGTACGTGTCAGTGGATCTTTGAGGCTACTACAAGAGTTCCGAAATGCGTTGCTTGATCCAAGGTCTCCTGCATTTATGGAATTAGCTACTTCGTTTTCAATGGCT ATGGACCAATTGTTGAGGCCACGGTTTGGTGCACCTTACGAGAGATGCGTAGTGGATAGGTTCAA GAGAGGCAGTGTTTTAACAGATTACAGCGTATATTTCCGGGACAATCCCGGATCCATGAGTGAAGATCCTCAGGTCATACAAAGAGAGATTAGTAACATGGTAACCAACGAAGTCCAACGAGCAGTCCGTAATGGCACTCTCGGATCCTTTAGAGTTGATCCTCAATCAGTGTATGTCGGAG TACCTCGTGTATTCAAGCAAACACGTGTTTTGCAGGAATTCAGAGGCAGTTTTATTGGTGAGGTTGATATAATTATCCCTCATGGTCCTCCCACCAGAGGTTGGAAAATAAACCTGAAATTTCCACGCAATGTTTATCGAATTAAG ACCTGCAATGGTGAAGTAGTGAGCAAGGAACAGAAAGGAAAGCTATATCGCCTACGTAATCACCCATGGAATGGAGAGATGACTCAGGGAACCAAACTCAACCTTTGGTTTTGGGCGGATACATTTAAAAAAGCTAAAGGCTTAAAAGCCGATGTCATATTCACACCAATTTACTAG